The window GGAGCACCCATCTGTCCACAGCCCCCATCTGTTGGCCCTACAAATAGCCTGGCCGGGGGGGCCCGGGGTTGGCACCCCCCTGCCCActcccctggcactgcccagcAGAGGGGGGGACATCCCAATGACCCTTCATGGCTACCACCACCATGAGCCAGGTGGCCCAGGGCAACGTGGCCACCACCTTGATGGGGCAGCCCACTGTTGTCACCCGTGGGTCCATCCTGCCCCTGCGGGTGGGCAGAGACAGGACAGACACCCCCTGGGCAGGGGGCCCTACCTGTGCCCATAGGGTCTGTTTCGTGTCACCCCctcctggggggggggtgtgagcACATGGGGCTGAGGTTGGCCGGACACACACGGGTGACACACgtgtccccagtgccacccccctGCTTGCCCTTGGCACCCTCCTTTCCATCGGGTGCCAGCCACACGTCCCAAAATAGCCTCAGTGGGGCCATATAAGCagggggggtgggcaggggaggcagcagcagcagcagcagcagcagcaggatgttGGTGCCCAGCACTGTGGTCTGCAGCGGGGGGCAGCTCTCGGGTGCCCACCTGGGCTGCCAGGTCCGGGAGGAGGACGTGGGCAGGCACGAGAGCTTCAGCGCCGAGTGGCTGGAcctggagctcagcaccagGCCTGAGGATGGGTGAGGGGCACTGCTGCCCCCCTGCCAGGGGGTCCTTAGGGTGCTGGCGGGGTGGACTGTGGGAGCTTGAGGGTCCCCAGGGCCTCAGGGGTTCCTATAGGGGCTGTGGTTGGTTCCAAGGGGTCCCTGTGGGGCCGTGGGTGATGTGGGGAGTCCCCAAGGGACTTTGGGGCAGCTCTAAGGGTCCCGATGGGGGTCATGGGAAGATCTGGGGGGTCCCCAAGGTGCTGTGGGAGGGCTCCAAGGAGGTGATGGGAGAGCCAGGGAGGTTGGGAGGGTCCTGTTGGGAGATGGTGGGGGTGTCTtcatggggctgggggtgggcaAGTGTCTGCATGGGTTCATGAGGGATGTGGGGGTCTCCAGAGGTCCCCATGGGGTTGGGTGGCCCCAGGGGGGCATAGCTGGATGCAGGGGGGTCCCGTGGGTTTGCAGAGACCCCCAAGAACTCCCTGTTGGCAGGTGGTGCCGGCGGGAGGTGGATCGGCAGCACCGGGAGACGCTGGAGCATCGCGGGGAGGTGCGGGTGCTGCAGCAGCGCTCgccctgggggctgctgaggGTGGGGGTCCTGGGGCAGCCTCTggcccagcacctcctgccctaTGCCCGcaccctccccctgcccctcttCGCCCCCCAGGACCTCCGTGGGGCCAAGGCCGGGGTCCCCCGCACCCTCTCCCGCTCCCTCTCCCAAGAGGCCCAGAGGGGCTGA of the Calypte anna isolate BGI_N300 chromosome 27, bCalAnn1_v1.p, whole genome shotgun sequence genome contains:
- the TCAP gene encoding telethonin produces the protein MLVPSTVVCSGGQLSGAHLGCQVREEDVGRHESFSAEWLDLELSTRPEDGWCRREVDRQHRETLEHRGEVRVLQQRSPWGLLRVGVLGQPLAQHLLPYARTLPLPLFAPQDLRGAKAGVPRTLSRSLSQEAQRG